The genomic DNA GGTCACTCGGCACACGCTCTTTCACTGGTGGCCCTTGTTGGCTAATTAATCGGAGTCCGTATGACCCAGCCGGTACAGCAGGCACAGGAGAAGGCCCGCCGCGTTCAGCGTGCGGGCCTTCTGTGCGCGGCGGGGTCATACGGCTTCCGTCTGTTTCGCTGACAACCCGGAACATCGCCGGGTTGCCAACTCCACGCCCGGAACCCGTTTCTCTCCCACTCGCTTCGCTCGGCTTGAAGGGTCTTTGTAGCCCCTTCAATCGGAGTCCGTATCAGTTCAGGCGCAGCCAGTAGTAGTCGTACTTCCCGAGAATCATCGGGTAGGTGCCTTCTCCCACGGCCGGGAAGGGACTGGCGCCGGCCAGGGTCACGGGGGTGCGTCCGGCGTACGCGCCGAGGTTCAGGTTCACGGACTGGGCGTTCCCGGCGAAATTACTGACGATCAGCAGGGTCTCGTCGGCGGTGCGGCGCACGAAGGCCAGCACGGCCGGGTTGTCGGTGTCGATGAATTCCAGTTCCCCGATCGCGAAAGCCGGGTGGCGGCGGCGCAGTTCCAGTTGCCGCGAGGTCCATTTCAGCAGGCTGCTGGGGTCCTGTTCCTGGCTCTGCACGTTCACGCGGTGAAAGCCGTACACGGCGTCCTGGTTGGGCGGGAAGAAGCAGGCTTCGGGAATCGCCGTCGAGAACCCGCCGCTCATGCCGGCGTTCCACTGCATGGGGGTACGCACGCCGTTACGGTCGTTCAGGCTGAGGTTGTCGCCCATGCCGATCTCGTCGCCGTAGTACAGGATCGGGCTGCCGGGCAGGGCCAGCAGGACGGTGTTCAGCAGTTCGATGCGGCGGCGGTCGTTGTCCAGCAGCGGCGCCAGGCGCCGGCGGATGCCCACGTTGATCTTCATGCGGGTGTCCGGGGCGTACGCGGCGTACATGAAGGCGCGTTCGTCGTCGCTGACCATTTCCAGCGTCAGTTCGTCGTGGTTACGCAGGAACGTCGCCCACTGCCCGAAGCTGGGAATGGCGGGCAGGCGGTCCATGATCTCGCGGATGGAGGTGGTGTCCTCTTTTTTCAGGCTCATGTACAGCCGGGGCATGACCGGGAAGTTGAAGCACATGTGGAATTCCGGGTCCTGTTCGGTGCCGTAGTACTGCGCGACGTCCTCGGGCCACTGGTTCGCCTCGGCCAGCAGCAGGCGGCCCGGGTACTCCTGATCGACCAGCTGGCGCATCTTTTTCAGGATGTCGTGCGTTTCCGGCAGGTTCTCGCAGTTGGTGCCTTCCCGTTCGATCAGGTACGGCACGGCGTCCACCCGGAAGCCGTCCACGCCCAGGTCCAGCCAGAAGCGCGCCGCCGAGA from Deinococcus seoulensis includes the following:
- the treS gene encoding maltose alpha-D-glucosyltransferase, with protein sequence MTQPAPTQSAPTPSVLPEWYKSAVFYELSVRTYADGNGDGKGDFPGLTSKLDYLKNLGVDCLWLLPFYPSPLRDDGYDVADYVGIHPDLGSLDDFRVFLREAHARGLRVISDLVTNHTSSDHPWFQAARRGRLLPDGSPNEYHDYYVWSDTGTEYAGARIIFTDTETSNWTFDEQAGQYYWHRFFSSQPDLNFDNPRVVEELLSAARFWLDLGVDGFRVDAVPYLIEREGTNCENLPETHDILKKMRQLVDQEYPGRLLLAEANQWPEDVAQYYGTEQDPEFHMCFNFPVMPRLYMSLKKEDTTSIREIMDRLPAIPSFGQWATFLRNHDELTLEMVSDDERAFMYAAYAPDTRMKINVGIRRRLAPLLDNDRRRIELLNTVLLALPGSPILYYGDEIGMGDNLSLNDRNGVRTPMQWNAGMSGGFSTAIPEACFFPPNQDAVYGFHRVNVQSQEQDPSSLLKWTSRQLELRRRHPAFAIGELEFIDTDNPAVLAFVRRTADETLLIVSNFAGNAQSVNLNLGAYAGRTPVTLAGASPFPAVGEGTYPMILGKYDYYWLRLN